A stretch of Coccidioides posadasii str. Silveira chromosome 2, complete sequence DNA encodes these proteins:
- a CDS encoding uncharacterized protein (EggNog:ENOG410Q59V~COG:S), giving the protein MFPDDSYLLLLIHYCSSVGGDDVEDGLDDKLEDIGACLLNEEEHPPEHYLEEEANLDPSRLRRRRYSPRAREKLDWVKEHWEH; this is encoded by the exons ATGTTTCCGGACGACAGCTACCTCCTGTTGCTCATTCATT ATTGCTCCTCTGTCGGTGGCGACGATGTGGAAGATGGACTAGATGATAAGCTGGAGGACATCGGTGCCTGCCTCCTCAATGAGGAGGAGCATCCCCCGGAGCACTACCTTGAAGAGGAAGCGAACCTTGACCCATCCCGTCTTCGACGGCGACGGTATAGCCCAAGGGCGCGGGAGAAACTTGACTGGGTCAAAGAGCATTGGGAGCATTAG